From Roseibium alexandrii DFL-11, the proteins below share one genomic window:
- a CDS encoding ribonuclease T2 family protein: MRLAKFLQHVAVAAIVAFGFSPTVQADTPGDFDFYVLALSWSPAYCREAGPNASPHQCDARTPFRFIVHGLWPQYDRGYPESCDTSQRRIDRQIAFDMDDIMPSHGLIFHQWRKHGTCSGLTPEDYFDLTRDAFEKVQIPKAFRTINKRGQAAPSKIEAAFSSVNPGLSKDGIAVVCERGELQEVRICMSKDLEFRSCPSVDRNGCRSGTLTVVPPLAR, translated from the coding sequence ATGAGATTGGCGAAATTTCTACAGCACGTTGCTGTGGCGGCCATCGTTGCCTTTGGATTTTCGCCAACTGTCCAAGCCGACACACCCGGTGATTTTGACTTCTATGTCCTGGCACTGTCCTGGTCCCCCGCCTACTGCCGGGAAGCTGGACCGAATGCCAGTCCCCACCAGTGTGATGCGCGGACACCGTTCCGCTTTATTGTTCATGGTCTTTGGCCACAATACGACCGCGGCTATCCGGAAAGCTGCGATACGAGCCAACGCCGCATTGATCGGCAGATCGCCTTTGATATGGACGACATCATGCCGAGTCACGGCCTGATTTTTCATCAATGGCGCAAACACGGCACTTGCTCGGGACTGACACCTGAGGATTATTTTGATCTGACCCGCGACGCATTCGAAAAGGTCCAGATCCCCAAAGCCTTCCGGACGATCAACAAACGCGGACAGGCTGCCCCCTCCAAGATCGAAGCGGCATTCTCAAGCGTCAATCCGGGACTTTCCAAGGACGGCATCGCGGTTGTTTGCGAACGCGGCGAACTTCAAGAAGTCCGTATCTGCATGTCGAAGGATCTGGAATTCCGCTCCTGTCCTTCTGTCGATCGAAACGGCTGCCGCTCCGGTACGCTCACCGTCGTCCCGCCGCTCGCCCGATAG
- a CDS encoding molybdenum cofactor biosynthesis protein MoaE encodes MAVEATVRVQAEDFSAQSEMDTLTAGRQDVGALVSFTGLCRNEAGTLAALELEHYPGMAEAELERIASDALKRWPLTGLTVVHRYGKIQPGEQIVLVVAASAHRRAAFEAADFLMDFLKTRAPFWKKEHFVSGKSETWVAAKADDDADAERWIAS; translated from the coding sequence GTGGCGGTGGAGGCAACGGTCCGGGTTCAGGCTGAGGACTTCAGTGCGCAATCCGAAATGGACACCCTGACAGCTGGGCGGCAGGATGTAGGCGCCCTTGTTTCCTTCACAGGGTTATGCCGCAATGAGGCCGGAACGCTTGCGGCGCTGGAACTCGAACACTATCCTGGTATGGCCGAAGCCGAATTGGAACGGATCGCCAGCGACGCCCTGAAACGGTGGCCACTAACTGGTCTGACAGTGGTGCATCGGTATGGGAAGATACAACCGGGTGAACAGATTGTGCTTGTTGTCGCCGCGTCTGCCCACCGCCGTGCCGCCTTTGAGGCGGCTGACTTTTTGATGGATTTTCTTAAGACCCGCGCACCGTTCTGGAAAAAAGAACACTTCGTGTCCGGGAAATCTGAAACTTGGGTGGCTGCCAAAGCCGATGACGATGCGGATGCCGAGAGGTGGATCGCATCCTAA
- a CDS encoding glutathione S-transferase family protein, which yields MMKLRSSPPSPFGRKVKLAMAILGLKDRIEIVEANTADPSDDLRSQNPLGKIPALVLENGDVIYDSSVILEYLDFLAGGGKLFPQGEARYLVLRDQALANGMMDAAILRVYEKRFKEPKFRDPAWDTYQAAKMDRTLAHFEANAPAAPKSADDIDAGTLTLACALGYLDIRYNGDWRSDHPKLVAWLDAFETAVPAFADTKMPAAPVPDNDPAPLR from the coding sequence ATGATGAAATTGCGCTCGTCCCCGCCATCACCGTTTGGACGCAAAGTCAAACTGGCTATGGCAATTCTGGGTCTCAAAGACCGGATCGAAATTGTCGAGGCGAACACGGCCGATCCCTCGGATGATCTGCGCAGCCAAAACCCACTCGGAAAGATCCCGGCGCTCGTTTTGGAAAACGGCGACGTCATTTACGACAGTTCGGTTATCCTGGAGTATCTCGATTTCCTGGCGGGTGGCGGCAAGCTGTTTCCGCAAGGCGAAGCACGTTATCTGGTCCTTCGGGATCAAGCCCTTGCAAACGGAATGATGGATGCGGCGATCCTGAGGGTCTACGAGAAACGTTTCAAGGAGCCCAAATTCCGCGATCCGGCCTGGGACACCTATCAGGCTGCGAAGATGGACCGCACCCTGGCGCATTTCGAAGCCAATGCTCCAGCTGCTCCGAAATCGGCTGACGATATTGATGCGGGTACGCTCACACTGGCTTGCGCTCTCGGATATCTGGACATTCGCTACAATGGCGACTGGCGATCTGATCATCCAAAGTTGGTGGCCTGGCTGGACGCTTTCGAAACAGCCGTCCCTGCATTTGCGGACACCAAAATGCCTGCAGCTCCGGTTCCGGACAACGATCCGGCGCCCCTGCGCTGA
- a CDS encoding multidrug effflux MFS transporter, with protein MKENDTSADYGSSAGRPQSSARAAKPEILREPGIPFAEFVTIIALLMALNALAIDVMLPALPAIGEALNIQEENNRQTVLLLYLVGFGGGQLFFGPIADSLGRRKVLIGGLVLYSLASIAAIITNDLTQFLAARVLQGIGCAAARVTALSIVRDCFTGRRMAKVMSLVMMVFMAVPIIAPSVGQAILFVAGWHWIFTMLLAAGVGMLVWTWMRLPETLAPEHRRPMVMSNIAGAYWKALTTRVTLGYTIGLSFIFGGLFAFLAMSQQIFVDVFGLGAYFPVVFAGIAIAMAISSFMNSRLVEAIGMRRLSHTAALIFTGLGALLAAVAALGFESLWLFLILTTLIMTTFGFLGANFNTMAMEPLGDIAGTASSVIGFVSTLGGAILGYVMGQLFDGSTMPLGLAFACYGLSAIACILFAEGGRMFHALERGDQ; from the coding sequence GTGAAAGAAAACGATACGTCCGCTGATTACGGCTCTTCGGCCGGCCGGCCACAGTCCTCAGCCCGAGCTGCAAAACCGGAGATCCTTCGGGAGCCGGGCATTCCCTTTGCCGAATTTGTAACAATTATCGCTCTGCTAATGGCGCTGAATGCGCTTGCAATTGACGTCATGCTGCCCGCTCTCCCGGCAATTGGGGAGGCGCTCAATATTCAGGAAGAGAACAACCGCCAAACTGTTTTGTTGCTCTATCTGGTAGGGTTCGGCGGCGGCCAGTTGTTCTTCGGCCCGATCGCCGATTCCCTCGGCCGACGCAAGGTTCTGATCGGCGGCTTGGTGCTTTATAGCCTTGCCAGTATTGCGGCGATTATCACGAATGACCTCACGCAGTTTCTGGCGGCACGTGTGCTGCAGGGGATTGGCTGCGCTGCGGCACGGGTGACGGCCCTTTCAATCGTGCGGGACTGCTTTACCGGGCGGCGCATGGCGAAGGTCATGTCTCTCGTCATGATGGTGTTCATGGCGGTGCCAATCATCGCGCCGTCTGTCGGGCAGGCGATCCTGTTCGTTGCCGGCTGGCACTGGATCTTCACCATGTTGCTGGCAGCGGGTGTCGGGATGCTGGTCTGGACCTGGATGCGCTTGCCGGAAACTCTGGCTCCGGAACACCGCAGGCCAATGGTCATGTCAAACATCGCAGGAGCCTACTGGAAGGCGCTCACGACCCGCGTGACGCTCGGATATACGATCGGGCTGTCCTTCATTTTCGGCGGCTTGTTCGCGTTCCTGGCCATGTCGCAGCAGATTTTTGTCGATGTCTTCGGGCTGGGTGCGTACTTCCCTGTGGTTTTTGCCGGGATTGCCATAGCGATGGCTATCTCATCCTTCATGAACTCACGTCTGGTGGAAGCCATCGGTATGCGGCGCTTGTCTCATACCGCCGCGCTGATCTTCACAGGGTTGGGGGCACTCTTGGCAGCCGTTGCCGCGTTGGGATTTGAAAGCCTGTGGCTCTTCCTCATCCTGACGACCCTGATCATGACGACTTTCGGGTTTTTGGGCGCGAATTTCAACACGATGGCGATGGAACCGCTCGGCGATATCGCGGGCACCGCATCTTCAGTGATTGGGTTTGTGAGCACGCTGGGCGGGGCTATTCTGGGTTATGTGATGGGCCAGCTCTTTGACGGGTCGACAATGCCGCTTGGGCTTGCATTTGCCTGTTATGGCTTAAGTGCAATTGCCTGCATCTTGTTTGCTGAAGGTGGCCGTATGTTCCACGCATTGGAGCGCGGCGACCAATAA
- the moaD gene encoding molybdopterin converting factor subunit 1, translating into MNIRYFAWVRERVGVEEETIELPPSVVTVADLIGHLKTIDDNHAFAFEDEEAIRVALDQMHVEADAELGDAKEAAFFPPMTGG; encoded by the coding sequence ATGAACATTCGTTATTTTGCTTGGGTGCGCGAGCGCGTTGGGGTTGAAGAAGAGACGATTGAATTGCCGCCAAGTGTCGTGACCGTGGCGGACCTGATCGGTCATCTCAAGACTATTGATGACAATCACGCTTTTGCATTTGAAGACGAGGAGGCCATCCGCGTGGCCCTGGATCAGATGCATGTGGAAGCCGACGCGGAGCTCGGTGATGCCAAGGAAGCGGCTTTTTTTCCGCCGATGACAGGGGGCTAA
- the pgsA gene encoding CDP-diacylglycerol--glycerol-3-phosphate 3-phosphatidyltransferase, with protein MKNNVAFSLPNILTYGRILAVPAVAFCFYFEGTTPRWIAVGLFVLAAITDFFDGYLARAWQQQSALGRMLDPIADKLLVSVCLLMLAADGTIGGWSIIAALIILCREILVSGLREFLAELQVSVPVTQLAKWKTTVQMVAIGLLLAGPAGDLIFTYTSLLGLTALWVAAVLTLYTGYDYFRAGIGHLITE; from the coding sequence ATGAAAAACAACGTCGCCTTCAGTCTGCCGAATATCTTGACCTACGGCCGGATCCTGGCCGTACCGGCTGTTGCGTTTTGTTTTTATTTCGAGGGAACAACGCCGCGCTGGATTGCGGTGGGACTGTTTGTTCTCGCAGCGATCACCGATTTCTTTGATGGGTATCTGGCGCGTGCCTGGCAGCAGCAATCTGCTCTTGGCCGGATGCTAGACCCGATTGCCGATAAGCTGCTGGTATCTGTATGTCTTTTGATGCTTGCCGCGGATGGGACGATCGGCGGCTGGTCTATCATTGCCGCGTTGATCATCTTGTGCCGCGAAATCCTGGTGTCCGGTCTGCGCGAGTTTCTCGCAGAGCTGCAGGTCAGTGTGCCAGTGACCCAACTGGCGAAGTGGAAAACCACGGTCCAGATGGTTGCGATTGGCCTTCTTCTCGCGGGGCCGGCCGGCGATCTGATCTTCACGTACACGTCCTTGCTTGGTTTGACTGCACTTTGGGTGGCGGCCGTTTTGACCCTATATACGGGGTACGATTACTTCCGTGCAGGGATAGGGCACCTCATAACGGAATAA